In the genome of Passer domesticus isolate bPasDom1 chromosome 2, bPasDom1.hap1, whole genome shotgun sequence, the window CAAGGGTGACTTTTGATCACTGTAAATCAACAAACTCTCAAAAAAACATAGGAGCTGATTTTAAATTTGTTCTAGTTTTAGAGTTGCCAAGCCTTTGATCTGGGAAAAAATACACTagaaaaaaccacagaaaaaaactCCTAACATGAGTTAATCCTCCTCCCTGAAGAACAACTACTCTGACAAAGTGATAATGTCATGTGAAATGTACAGATGTTAATCTGACCTAAGTAGTggcagcactaatgcagcaaaAGCTCTCACTCGCGTTGCCCTTCTCACTCTATTTATTTCAACATCTTGGGTTAAATGCCACAAAGCAGTGCCAGAAGACACGGGAAAAATGGTAAAGGAATAAATTAGCAACTACTGAACTATTTGCTGTTAGCTCAACAGGCAAAACAATCACAGGGGCAGCACCCAGTGAGCTAGCTTACTCTTCCACTGCTCACAAGCCACTTCAACTGAGACATATCATCATGTTCAGAACTGCCCTGTGACTTTATCAGATACATCCATGAAAGTTAGGAAAAACAGTGAACAAAGCACCTTCTGTAAAAGCCCAAGTCCCTTCATATGGTCTTAAGGACAAAACAATGAATCAGCATCTTCTGTCCTCACAATTTTTTCTTCCAATAAGGTAAGGAAAAGGCATATAAAAAAATCTCATGCAATTTAATGCCAAGAGCAGACATCCACCAAGTTTTAAAGAACTAACATTATTTGTTACATTGTTTTTAGCAATGATCATATCACAGACAGACAAAATATAAACTGTTATCTAACCTTCATCTTGTCCTTTGAGGAACTTGCAAGTACTCTTCAATAAATTAGATCTCATTCGTGTTAACTGATCCAAAAGATTTCTTCTGGGTATGTCATAAGCATTTCTAAATGTCTGAGGTTTCAAATCCTATGGTTCCAGTAAATGAAATTCCAATTAATGCCACGTAAGAAACAATAtctagcatttcaatggaagtaTATTGAAAATAACAACATTACACACAGTGGTGCTTACCTTATTCAGCAAAGCTATTTGGAACCCAGCATACTCCTTCATATTGAGGTCTAGAGGTCTATGAGGAATTTCCCCAGTAATCCCCTGTAGCAGATGTTGAAAATCGTTCCTATGTGCCATAGACAGGTTGTGTGATCTGCTTCTGACCTTAATTCCAGTCTCTTGCGCTACCTTTTTGCCTACAGAGCCAATGACTCTATCGGACTCTATTTTGGCcttaatttgaaataaataaataaataaaattgacaATATGCTCTTAAAAGGATTAGTCAGACTTATTCATTTTAAATTCCTACCTACAAGATTCAACAATGTGCTAACACACTATGACGACCATAACAGGCTGAGTGCTTAAGGAGTGCTTAATACATAACCACTTAATGCCTACTACAGTTTTAAATATAGTGAACAGTTTTCTGCATatttctcctctgctgcccATTACAGTATCTAAGCACCAATATGCATgcaatgcttttattttcataaaatgCCATCATTTGACTAGTAATTCTCTGCAGATCTATCTGTACTTGTATAATGTTCAGCTGCTCCTGTAGAGAACAGTCAAAACTCTCACAAGACTGATTTTCGCACAACTGTAGTTGCAATCAGTCACCCAATTGTATCAACTTTTTTAAAGCTCAATACAAATagtcaaaacattaaaaaatgtgaAGTATATGAAAATAACCAACTGGTTGACCAGACAGACCTAGCCCCCAATATTATGTTCGATTTGTACTAAAATTTGTACCAAAAGTAAATGTGTTCATAAATGCCAGCTTTTTGACAAAATACAGTTAAAAGAGCCAAAAGGAATTTAATAACACAACTGCCAATTGTGGTTTTACAATGTCACATAAATTTAAAGACCACTCAAAAATTTGAGTATGTATTGAGAATACTGAGTCTTTACTGGCAGGGCCCATCAGAAGTTACAAAAGCTTTAAGTACAATTTGCAGTGCATGTCATTATATCTTAGAGGAGTCCAAGATGTCTAGGTTGAGATATCAGTTTAGATTAGTGAGCAATATGACTATGATTTAACAGGATATGCTCTAGACTTTAAGACACTTGCTTCCTcaaattcattttaatttatgTTTTAAGAAAAAGCTGGTCCATAAAAACCCATTACCTAAGTTACAAGTACTTGACACTACTGTTTCTTGAAGTTTCAAGTTTActcttttttaaacacaaagctTAACATGCACAGTTCAAAAGTGGAGGTAGCAGGGCAGAAATGCTTTAGATGGTACAGGAGCCTAGTCAAAGATTTGGGCACTATTCTGAACACGGTCAGCAATTCCAAACAGTCACTTGACATTTCTACATCTGTATCATCATTTGATATTCTGTTATGTCAGTTATCTTATTTACTAAACACTTTCTACTTCATGCCACAAGCCAaagaaaaaacactttttttctgatGCATCAAGCATAAAGCCCtatttcctgaaaataaaaacactaaAACATCTCTAAAGACAGCATTGGTTTGTTTGGATAAAAGTATCTTACTCTCTGCTAAGTGAAAATGCTccttaaataggaaaaaatctCAACTTGTACTTCCATATCTGTCTCTATATAGTTCAGTTTATAAAGTCTGTATATAAATGTTGTATTTTCCTTCAAAACACcagaattattttttggtaaTTGCTTATGGGAAAGTATTAACTTGatctttctgctcttttttcctaCAAAGCCACTGAACTTGAGTATTTTAAGATTATCCTGCTATTAGAATAAGTTTTTACTGCTCTTTTGCTTCAACATTACCTGCTGACTCAACTTTTTGAGATATGAAATGACACTGTAACTAAGTCCATATTCCACATTGTCAGCTATAAGGTTTGGTGCTCCCATCATTCTCACAGCTTTCTTCAAAGGCTGAAACATGGAATATATTGCAAGGTCATATTCAACTTTATACATACTTCAACTAACTGTACCCATTTCAAATAGAACCTGAGGTTCTGAAAGTACAAAAAGAAcgacaacaaaaaagaaagacacTCAGGGcataattttttgttgttttaaaatagttCAATTTATACAGAATCAGTTAACAAAAATGTAGTTTATATGCAAGTCCCAAGGTATTATGAAATTAAGAAAGTTCCATAGCATTCCAACTATTCTCTCCTTAATTAATGCTTATTCTACTTCAAATAGAGACTACATCCATAGTGGAAAGACAACTATAAactaaagaaattttaaaacagtCATCTTACCCCAAGATAATAAGGAGGCATTGTCTTCAAATAGCTTTCAAATGACTGACGCCATTTCAACGTAGGCTTTGCCTTGTGTACTTTAAACAAGTCATCTAATAGTtataaaaaaagcaaagcaacaaAATGAAAGGCATGGCTAAATACCattgcatcttttttttctaaaaaataaaattctagcTGAAGAATCTCTTGAAGAAATGCAAATTCCTCAATTATTAAATTACTATCTACAAATCAATATATATACAAACTAAGCCAAACACACAAGATTAACACTGCAGCCAAAAACAGAACCTGATAAATTATCAAATTGAATTGGTACTGAGACAACAGATTAAGAAAAATGGCTCTTAAAACAATGAAAGTGAGATCAAAACATATCTGCAAATGATGATTGAGGAAATCATCTTAGACACTGAGTCTGAGTCATGAAGGCCAGACAATCGGAAAGAAGTGAAACAAACTACTGATTCTACCTTTCTCCAGGTGTTATTAATACTGGCATTAATTACAGTAATCTGCTTAGATGATATGTTTCAATTACCTACCACATAAGCAAATTTGTATGGAGTGGTATTTACCTAGCAGTGGAAGCAGGACTGGGTAATTGTAAGGCATCACAAATAAATTCACACAATTCAGCGCTGTACTAGCTTTCAAGTAACCAAAAGGATGACCAAGTTCACTGTATTTTGCACTATTGCTCACATACACCTGCAATAAAACACATTACATTGGATTTACACTTCAAGTACTGTGTTCTGAAAGTTTACCTCTATTTTGATTGTAAAATAAGATACATGTAAAACAGCATTCCATAAACTTCAATTCAGCATGCATTCTACTTGCCTGCCAGCAGGTCTGAGGGGATTTTCTTTCCAGGATAAACTGGGTCAGTGGTGAAGGTTCTAACTCATATTTATCAAAAGGCAGTTTGTCAATGACCATCGGTTCACAGTCAGTACACGAAAATTTCACCACAGGATGAGATGTGCGAGGTGGCTAAACAAAGTATTCCAGTGTTAGTAAGGCTGCACAACaattaaaatgcatttgtgCTATGACAACTGAAGCAATACAGATCCTTTGAAAACACATGTATTTAAGGAAGTGACTTAGCGCAGGATTCATTTACTGTTAATGAGTCCTAAGCAATTTATGATGTTAGCACTGTCTTATTCTGAAGGAATCCTGTTTTCTAAATAAATGACAATTACTTCACATAGTAAGTCTAGAGCAATATGCAACTAAGACTTCCTGCATTTACCCAAAAGCTGAACAGATGGGAGTAAGTCCTAGTGGGGACAAAAAACATCCTCAATGTTATTCTGGGACATGTCCACTTTCATTCCCTAGAGCTCTAAGCAGGTGCTGTACTTCTTCATTTGCTGATTTTGCCAGAAGCTTTTCCTTCTTGGCAAATTTACCAGGCACAAAATTCGAACAATTATAAAGACCAAGAGTAGTGtgtattcagaaaaaaaatcaaactttaAAAACTCACATTTTAACTAGACCTGAGGAAAAGAAGTTATTTAAATTCCAGGAATTTCAgtgtttggatttttaaaatctttttactAATCACAGGAAAAAGGCCTTTGTGTCTCAAGTTAGAAGTTAACAACTTGGAATTTCTTCTGCTAAAAGGGAGAGCTGATTTTCAGTGTGATGAAAATTGGAGCTCTACACCTTCCATTGAAGGGAGAAATATAAGCTCTTATACTTACTCTGAGCCTTTCCCCAAGGCCACTAGAATCTGAGTAAGAGCCCAATTGGGAAGCCTCCTTCCATTTACTCTATTTACAAAAAGGTAACTCACAAATACACAAGATGcagtagagaaacaaaaggtcTCTTGGACCATCTTACCACTTCACACTGAAAGCAATTCTGTTACTTCTAAACTCTAGGCTCTTCATTTGAGGATAACCCACCCAAACAAGTCATCAGCCAAGACAGCTGGTCTTGCTTTGAGTATCTCCACCCCGAGGAAAGTGGGCTCTCCAACCAGACACCAAACAGGAGGCCCAACCAAATGGATAAAGAACAACTCTTTTCAAATAATATGACTAGTAAATAGTTGTGGTGGTGTTTTTGACCAAGCCTTCAAAGTTAGACTAGAAACAAAAAGGCTACAAAAGAAATTGACTACTCAGACTTGAGAAGCCCAATAATCCTTTGCTGCATAGCAGAACTATTTTTACCTCTGAGCAATTGAAGCAGCCATTTACATGTTGATCTGCCAGCATAATTATTAGCATATTTTCATATACATTTAAGAAAGCCTTGGTGGCATCATTAGCCACAGTAGACTTAAGTTCTTGTTCCAATTAGTGTTTGAGACCACTCCACTGTGGATCAGGTAACAGGCAGGCAAAGTTAAGTATTTAACTACGAACTCTTAAGCAGACAAGATATGCTACCTACATACACACGGATTACAACATATGCTGTGTTTGAACACTACTGTTAGAACAGTACTGAAATACAGGTCTTGAAATACTATCAGCAACTTAGCTCACCAACACTGCATGAGGAAGGTACAACTCAATTTCAATTGGTGTCAGCAAGAATTCAGCTGCACATGACAGTGCTTTAGAGTTATGAGAGCTATACACactacaacagaaaaaaaaaatctcatctttTTGCAATTTGAATAAGTAAACTTcaggcttttcaaatatttcattCAATAACTTTTCACTTGGCAGGATGTATTTTATCAATCTTAAGATCTTGAGTAGCAAACTGTACAGACTCTACACGGCAAACGGAGGCAGATACGCTACTGACAGTGATTACAAGGAATACACAGGACCAGCTTTCCTGCAGAACAGCCTTCAAATATCCACTACATAATGACCTcttgtttttttaatgattaCAGAAAATCCACTTTTATTCATATATGCTTTCAGTTCAGAAGAACATCAACATCCTTCAACCAATACGGCCACAGATGCCAAATGTCAAAATCTGCAAATATGACTAAAATTTCATACTCAATCACTCCTCAACAAAACAACCTCTATTTCAAACAACTTCATCTGTTTTCTAACCAAGAGATAAAATTTACGAGAAGTTTAGTCAGCACATCCATTTCACAGCAAAAAAGCCCAGAAGAATTCAGCAAAAATCATCATGAAATGTAGGTAACCATTACACAACTGCAGGATTTCTACtttaataatttcaaatataaacagaaacacaaaaattcATTATACTATACTAATTACTAGTTCTCAGATGAAAAGACAGTGGCATACATTCTTTcatgaaaaagaacaaaataattcttaataaatttaaaagctAAGGTTTTATCAGTTTGGACAAATTGAAGTTGTGGCTACACAGCAGATGAAATTATATTCACTTAACTAGAATGAAAGCAGAACTACCACAGGGATTCAAGTTGTCAagattatatttattttattaataaccTCTATGAGGCAATAGAATTTAATAGGCTTTTACCAAATGCCACCATTTGATATTCAACAGGGTTCAAACAAACACATTCATGTTCTGGGTCAAAAATCTGTCACAGGCAGTTTCCTAATGCTTCAAAgttgttaaaaagaaaaccccatGTTATTTGCTCATCTGTAGTTTATAGGCTTGCATGCATCACTCCCTGGGTCCCACTGCTTCCACATTTGCTACAATGCAATACATACATCaagatttgaaaacaaaaaatctcAGAATAGGAAATACTGGAGTATTCCTGCATGCACAAACCCTTTGCTTTATCTTCCGTACATACCAGTGTTGGAGAATTTTGATCTGGCCAAAAGGATTCAGGAACAGGCCAATGTCCTATAGGAACCCCAGTTTTAGGGTTTGGTCTGACATAGATAAGTTTGTGACAGCTGTGCCAAGGTTGGGGTCCAAAGGGTCTGGATATCTCCACCTGCCCATCTACAGAAGAAAAAGTCTTGGAGTCAAAATAGTGTTAAAACTCAGGAACAATATTAAGTAACTTCTGTGAAGAGTCAAAGACTTACAATCCCACAGAAGCCCTCCCTGTAGTTACTATTATTTCTAAGAATAGCAGATAGTTGTCAGTAAGCATGTCTACAAAGACACAAACTGAGAAATCAAATAAGCATTGAATGTTTACAGGATGAGAGCCCAGGAAGGCAATTATCTAGAGCCCTtcattatgtttctttttcctccattGTCATAAACAGATAACCTTCAAATTCAAGCATTTAAGAAGTGATATACATGACTAATACAGCCGTAATTTTTATTGCAgcaaagtaaaatttaaaaacatctCACAAGCTTCTCAGTAACATCCAAAGACAGCTAAGTCTCATTTCTCATTTAGAATGATAAATTAATGCCACACAGCTGCATTTGCTGTTTTAACTCTTAACACAGCCACTTTAATATACTGAAGAAAAAAGGATAAGCCCAGGTCTTTCCATATCATGTTATTTACATTTCCACCTGGTTAAAAACTGCTTAAAACCCATAAATCCCATTAACAAATGCATTTAAGACTACCTGAGTGGTTTGACCAAATGCAGAATGTCTGGCAGCTACAGCCAGTATTTTGAGACACTGCAAAGTTTTAGACTTAACAGGTAGGTTCTTTTTGTAGTTAAGTCTTTCAAACTGCAATAGCTTCCCTCTTGACTTGACAACTACTATATTAAGTTCACTAAGTTACACTGATGACAGTCATCTCTTATTTGATACCACAGTGTAAAGAATTTCAAGTACCATCAATTGGTGAGGGATCTGGTCCAGctttttcaaaatttattaCCACTCCACTTTGCACTTTTTGCACCAATGACTCAAGACATTGATTCAGCATTCTTGGAGAGCACACACAATATGATCGACCTAGAACAAAACAGACAGAGTTAAAGCTCTTCAGTGTTTCTGCCCTTATTTTAACTTGCATCATTGAAAACTGTTCAACCACCACACACATAGATTTATGTATGGATCACTGATTTAAAGCTTCTCCTGAACACTCCCTCTTTGTTTAATCAGCAAGGCAGCCTAGTGAAGCACTGACAAGTGTCTCATTGGAAATGTTTGTATTTTCGACCCTTAATGACTAATTCAAATTCTTGCTGGCATTCATGGAAAATGGGCTCCCCCTTGTGACAGACATCAACACTTGAACTGTCCACAAATTTCAGTCAAAGCACTTGCCTGTACAACCTACATACAATCAAAGCAGTGGAATCAAATCCTTTTGGAATACTTTTCAAAGCCCTTTGTTTCCTCTTTATCACATCCCCTCTAATGCATTAGAAGAATCACCatacttttaaaatgtaataaacTCAATACCTGAGTTTGATCTGGAATATAATTGCTCAGATATCAGCAATATGATCTGTAACTGAGAAAAGCATCCATTTTGTAGAATTATTATGCATTCTGAAAGGCATTCTGTGTGctctggagggaaaaaacctgaaacacCCCACTTCCTTCACTTTGGCTTTTTTAGACAATAGTGTGACAGGAATTAACAAAAACGGTACTGCAGAACAGACTCAATTATTACAATTTGTAATTGCAATACCAAGGTGTAGTAGGgaaaaattaacttttcttACAAATCATTTCTGAAGAAAGTAGATTCACTCTTCCAAGATTAATGCTTAAGTGTCTTTAGTTTCATTATAACAGTCTTGAGAGTTCTTACAAGAGTGTAAGAACTTAGAAATCCTTATTCCATGACATGGAATCACACAATTAATTTAACTAAACTGAATTAATTTACACTTTGGAAAGCAATGACTTGTCAAGGGGAACAAGGGTACTCACCTCCTGTGACTTCACACATAGGTGTGATAGCAGAGTCATCCACAGGCACCCCTGTCATCTGTTCTGATTCTGGTGCTGTAATACCAGGCAAACGAAGAACCAAAGCAAATAATCTCTGATCCCATCGAAAGGGTTCCTTAGTCAACTCACTTCCAGGTAAAGGAGAATTGAGAGGTAAATGGAGCTGGAAAGGGATTTAAATCTGTGAATACACAGCtcttaaaagaaacaaaaaatcaggTTTCATAGCAATGGCAATGTACTCTATAAAAACACACTTCTCTCTCCACACACACTTAATACCTCATTAACAAAACTGAGACAAGCTTCTAAAGGACAGCACAAGGTCCTAGATGCTCTTTTTGCATCCGGATGCTTCACACAGATTagtgagaaaaagaaagcttATCCAAACATTTAACTGCAGAAGGCCCGAACAGACAGATTTGCAACAAGTAATTCCAAGTTCCAGAAATTTTGATACATCCCTGGCTGATGATAACAATGTTAGCACAAGCAAAATTCTCATTTCACCTGGAGCACTACAGcaacaaaaggggaaaaaccaTCCCCAAAGCAATGACTCAAGTGGTGCAAACAGTTCCATTAGCACACCGAACACAAGGGAGTTAAAGTCCACGTGCTGAAGCAAACCCAACATGTCCTCATTTACTCGCATGCAGCgttcaaaaaaatcccagttctCAACGCTCAGCTCAATGCTAGCAAGAAAGTACTGGTCTGTTTCAAAACTTGATGCAAATCCACACAAGCACTCATTATATATTGCCTTCATTTCTAGTTCATAGTGGTTAGAGAAATTACAAAAAGCTgttaaaaaggtttttttgcttgcttaTTTTTAAGGGATAGCTTGAAAGCATTAAAGCCTGATTTCCAAAACCAGATCCTGCAGCTATTTCTATTTACATAATTGCAGCATCTCATACTGGGAAAAACACATACCTGGTTGTTTGAAAAGTAATCAATCTATTGTACAATCTTGCAATTAATAacaaacatgacaaaactactCAAAATATGGCCAAGAATTAGAGTATTTTGGACTTTTCAGCGCACCTGATGATTCCCCCAGAATTTCTCTTTTTGGTTAGgcaagcacagagcacatgTAAGAACAGAACTATTTTCTCCAAATGCTTCATGTTTTACACGAAACTGGTCAAAGGGAAGGAACTCAGTGATTTATAACTAACTGCTTGACATGCATGTCTTTCCCCTCTATACAAAGAGCCATAACGACTGCCTGACAATGGTAACTCAGTTAAAAGAAGTGCCACATTCTTAGTTAACAGCCTGGAATCCCAACTGTAAGAAGACTGATTTGCAAGGACTCCACCATCCTGGCTTGCGGGTATTAAGGAATTCCATTCAAGCTTTCCTACTTAGATCTGACCGAAGATATACTATTTCCAAAGAGTACATTTGATCAGCAAACAAACCTGTTACATCTATGTAACAGCACTGTTTTCCTTCGGGCAgcatatatacatattttttactatgaatatttatatatataagtatTCCATTAGAGCCTGTACCAACAGTATCCTGAGTTCAGTTTACCTCAAGCTACAAAATATTTCATTGGCTCAGGTAGTTGTATGTAGAGAACTCTAAAACCAAATAGTCAGAAGGTGGCCACTGCATGATGCACAGATCACTATGAGGAAAGTTTGCAAACTAAGACAAAATGCAAAGCAATCACCGCCAAGTCAAATGTCCTCACCTTCCTTCCAACAATCTTAATTCCAATTAAGTTTAATATCCTTTACCATTTATACTGGCAAAGTTATAGATTCAAATCACCGCATCCACAGACATCAGTAACTTGGTCTTGTCATCTCCAGTtaccttttttttaactggTATTGTATTACCATAGCAACTGCATACCTAGCAGAAACTAAGACGAGCCTAGAATTCTACATCCTGCATTTCATTTCTTTCCCCACGCATATTTTTATATGAAGGCATGCACgcattttcctctttctcaaCAACCAATATGAAACAAAGGTAGATTGAACTAAGGGAAGGTTATTTACCAACTGTGGTCTTCAACATCTGACTGTATATAGACAACAAGTGTCCTCCCAGCTTAGTACTAGAAATCAGCTGTCTTGTCTCATCATTCATTTGTAGGGGCACACAGAAGCCCTACCATTCCCAAATACCACCATGATAATGTAACTACACAATCAGTGTGTGCCTTATGCCACTCTTCCTGCCTTTAAAACAA includes:
- the INTS6 gene encoding integrator complex subunit 6 isoform X3, whose product is MPILLFLIDTSASMNQRTHLGTTYLDIAKGAVETFMKLRARDPASRGDRYMLVTFEEPPYAIKAGWKENHATFMNELKNLQAEGLTTLGQSLRTAFDLLNLNRLVTGIDNYGQGRNPFFLEPAIIITVTDGSKLTTTSGIQEELHLPLNSPLPGSELTKEPFRWDQRLFALVLRLPGITAPESEQMTGVPVDDSAITPMCEVTGGRSYCVCSPRMLNQCLESLVQKVQSGVVINFEKAGPDPSPIDDGQVEISRPFGPQPWHSCHKLIYVRPNPKTGVPIGHWPVPESFWPDQNSPTLPPRTSHPVVKFSCTDCEPMVIDKLPFDKYELEPSPLTQFILERKSPQTCWQVYVSNSAKYSELGHPFGYLKASTALNCVNLFVMPYNYPVLLPLLDDLFKVHKAKPTLKWRQSFESYLKTMPPYYLGPLKKAVRMMGAPNLIADNVEYGLSYSVISYLKKLSQQAKIESDRVIGSVGKKVAQETGIKVRSRSHNLSMAHRNDFQHLLQGITGEIPHRPLDLNMKEYAGFQIALLNKDLKPQTFRNAYDIPRRNLLDQLTRMRSNLLKSTCKFLKGQDEDQVHSVPIAQMGNYQEYLKQIPSPLRELDPDQPRRLHTFGNPFKLDKKGMMIDEADEFVSGPQNKHKRPGEPNMQGIPKRRRCMSPLLRGRPQTLPVVNNHIGGKGPPTPIAQAQPDLIKPIAIHKTSETNNEVGVNDVIENHSTNALSSDVFPNAVDSEFSLSSSPFNSLDRPASHTGDIGHEHLGNNLNVDGFLENHEESGSKEQSPEENLTMSSPSKGKKPVHCRSSREINIELRAQIMKEIRKPGRKYERIFFLLKHVQGSLQTRLIFLQNVIKEASSILHSEIA